The following proteins are encoded in a genomic region of Myxococcales bacterium:
- a CDS encoding FHA domain-containing protein — MSVRVIVQRPGHPELQKAFSTSPVRLGRNAMNDLPLPETYVSEWHGAIRFDADTIEYTDLGSTNGTMLEGVKLTPGTPARVEGPTVFQIGPLTMLIEPVFGAELSGPVGTADAFPETPPPARGGGQAPVAGEMALGVTEAPPTRFNPPTLFGDRPQPPLPASAAAPPAARQPPPAAGDLRERRDTREPPAAALNPPTLFGMSAGVFRSPSPAPPAPSPSPAPPAAAPAPAPVVAPPPPGPSGAPSFNPPTLFGLSPAEIAGMRVPSPKPAASDPAPAAELGAVKRTNPPSLFGTEPATVAPPGPAAAPPGPSPLLRSGALKGQSPPTLFGVASGAIAKPVQPAPATSVPAAPAPVAAPAGPSLRPGGPLPGMAPASGFVPGAFASPGPPAEAPRFGYPEPTVPAPDLRAPGLAPPVGAPVFVPSPAPAGPAFVSAGSSAPAAAPGASSSMDAAVGSTRAMSTGQQADLRVHAALRAFCDAFVDLRRGAEEAGAELGVRTVSGSTPLHSARDGAELMAYMTESGADPTARAQELRALTADLAVHQVAMMEGVSRGVRALLASLDPQECGIEKGPRFMPILDKEGWRRYTERFAALMESDHELNALVFGPEFAEGYASVIYGSQSRGRRR, encoded by the coding sequence ATGAGTGTTCGCGTCATCGTTCAACGCCCGGGCCATCCGGAGCTCCAAAAGGCCTTTTCGACGTCGCCCGTGCGCCTCGGGCGCAACGCCATGAACGATTTGCCTTTGCCCGAGACCTATGTCTCGGAATGGCATGGGGCGATTCGTTTCGACGCGGACACGATCGAGTACACGGATCTTGGCTCGACCAACGGCACGATGCTCGAGGGCGTCAAGCTCACGCCGGGCACCCCTGCGCGTGTGGAGGGGCCCACGGTGTTTCAGATTGGCCCGCTGACGATGTTGATCGAGCCTGTGTTCGGGGCCGAACTTTCAGGGCCCGTCGGGACGGCGGACGCGTTTCCAGAGACCCCACCGCCGGCCCGGGGGGGCGGACAAGCCCCCGTGGCCGGTGAGATGGCCCTGGGTGTCACGGAAGCCCCGCCGACGCGGTTCAACCCGCCGACGCTGTTTGGCGATCGGCCGCAACCACCTTTGCCGGCGAGCGCTGCTGCGCCCCCCGCGGCCAGGCAGCCGCCCCCGGCGGCGGGGGATCTGCGGGAGCGGCGCGACACGCGAGAGCCGCCAGCTGCCGCCCTGAACCCGCCCACATTGTTCGGGATGTCCGCGGGCGTGTTTCGGTCGCCTTCGCCCGCGCCGCCCGCGCCTTCGCCTTCGCCCGCGCCGCCGGCGGCTGCGCCCGCCCCGGCGCCGGTGGTGGCTCCACCTCCGCCAGGGCCTTCGGGGGCGCCTTCGTTCAACCCCCCGACGCTTTTTGGGCTTTCGCCCGCCGAGATCGCAGGCATGAGGGTGCCAAGCCCAAAGCCGGCCGCGTCCGACCCCGCGCCGGCCGCTGAGCTCGGCGCCGTCAAGCGAACCAATCCCCCCTCTTTGTTCGGCACGGAGCCCGCGACCGTCGCGCCGCCCGGACCGGCCGCGGCCCCCCCTGGCCCTTCTCCCCTGCTGCGTTCGGGAGCCCTCAAGGGCCAGAGCCCGCCGACGTTGTTCGGGGTGGCCTCCGGGGCGATCGCCAAGCCTGTGCAGCCGGCGCCTGCGACGTCCGTGCCTGCGGCTCCCGCGCCGGTTGCGGCTCCGGCGGGGCCGTCGCTGCGCCCCGGAGGCCCGCTGCCCGGCATGGCGCCTGCGTCGGGCTTCGTGCCCGGAGCGTTTGCATCGCCCGGCCCTCCGGCCGAGGCCCCACGCTTCGGGTATCCCGAGCCCACGGTCCCGGCTCCCGATCTGCGGGCGCCCGGACTGGCACCGCCGGTAGGGGCTCCGGTGTTCGTTCCTTCACCCGCTCCCGCGGGGCCGGCCTTTGTCTCTGCGGGGTCTTCCGCCCCGGCGGCTGCACCGGGGGCGTCGTCCTCGATGGATGCGGCGGTGGGGAGCACGCGGGCCATGTCGACGGGGCAGCAGGCCGATCTGCGGGTGCATGCGGCCCTGCGGGCCTTCTGCGACGCCTTCGTGGACCTTCGCCGCGGCGCGGAGGAAGCGGGGGCAGAGCTGGGGGTGCGGACCGTGAGCGGCTCGACCCCCCTTCATTCTGCCCGCGACGGTGCGGAGCTGATGGCTTACATGACCGAGTCCGGCGCCGATCCGACGGCCCGCGCGCAGGAGCTGCGGGCCCTCACCGCGGACCTGGCCGTGCACCAGGTGGCCATGATGGAGGGGGTGAGCCGGGGCGTTCGGGCCCTGCTGGCGTCGCTCGATCCTCAGGAGTGCGGCATCGAGAAGGGCCCGCGCTTCATGCCGATTCTCGATAAGGAGGGCTGGCGTCGCTACACGGAGCGCTTTGCGGCCCTGATGGAATCAGACCACGAGCTGAACGCGCTGGTCTTTGGCCCCGAGTTCGCCGAGGGCTACGCCAGCGTGATCTACGGCTCGCAAAGCCGCGGCCGGCGTCGGTGA
- a CDS encoding N-acetylmuramoyl-L-alanine amidase codes for MGFAALVTLAALAGTNTEIVVAGQKFDVGRPVVLWDDTERGFDGYAETCLEDKAKASSPCCQGRFKRFGTRSGLKTRSLEALQGVVKQFVLHHDGCVNSRSCFHSMHDLPRHDGGCGLSAHFMVDADGTIYQTLDLLERAYHAEQANPISVGVEICNRADASRDELAKLPPDYRTRPVKDVLINGRHYKAFDFRPEQYRSVIALARAMVRIFPQIGPVIPVGEDGQPLLDTLPDPNAFAGIVGHLHVDAEGHKWDPGAFDWKKLLSALNGYYLPQQLGGYTRFPFDDEPTINRTARVAFESVEERSSGHFPLSPGGLVRAGVNLRGLPGTPVRAPVRGTIVAARFGRHGRSSTSFVLIKHELQMPRGPMTFFSLLAHLEPGLMEDPERSGVPWLETLVRERNRRALSTLKLGNVALLEEPVESGEIVGTVGFVKRGSEVGPETRFDIFSAERLPVDTGRFLKHVDAVQDGPWVRRGMVLDLLTRTGAKRLDPAALANFFRSDNLDARQALRRMVLHHAHEWGDKLGPAAFLASPELEGLSEADKRHVFDEAIRPYVFWNAALSEHADLPADQVVYSYNPITFLALLAAQQANTRLRWPAADIADRDVVPLARAADLAVWTTPPAFIPLEAPLFGPLVELEIVPRKREEIPLIELPTLER; via the coding sequence ATGGGGTTCGCAGCGCTCGTCACCCTGGCCGCCCTGGCCGGCACCAACACCGAAATCGTGGTGGCCGGGCAGAAGTTCGACGTGGGTCGCCCCGTGGTTTTGTGGGACGACACCGAGCGGGGCTTCGACGGCTACGCCGAGACCTGCCTCGAGGACAAGGCCAAGGCGTCGAGCCCCTGCTGTCAGGGCCGCTTCAAGCGCTTCGGCACACGTTCAGGCTTGAAGACGCGCTCACTCGAGGCTCTTCAGGGGGTGGTCAAGCAATTCGTGCTTCATCACGACGGGTGCGTGAACTCGCGCTCGTGCTTCCACAGCATGCATGACCTGCCCCGGCACGACGGAGGCTGCGGGCTGTCGGCGCACTTCATGGTGGACGCAGACGGCACCATCTACCAAACGCTCGACCTGCTCGAGCGGGCGTACCACGCCGAACAGGCGAACCCGATCTCGGTGGGGGTCGAGATCTGCAACCGCGCCGATGCGAGCCGCGACGAGCTTGCGAAGCTGCCGCCCGACTACCGCACCCGCCCCGTGAAGGATGTGCTCATCAACGGACGGCACTACAAAGCCTTCGACTTTCGCCCGGAGCAGTACCGCTCGGTGATCGCGCTGGCGCGGGCGATGGTGCGGATCTTTCCGCAGATTGGGCCCGTGATTCCCGTGGGCGAAGACGGTCAGCCCTTGCTCGACACGCTACCGGACCCGAACGCGTTTGCGGGCATCGTGGGCCACCTTCACGTGGACGCGGAGGGGCACAAATGGGACCCGGGCGCGTTCGATTGGAAGAAGTTGCTCTCGGCGCTGAACGGCTATTATTTGCCGCAACAGCTGGGTGGCTACACGCGCTTTCCGTTCGACGATGAGCCCACCATCAACCGCACGGCACGGGTGGCCTTCGAGAGCGTCGAGGAGCGAAGCAGCGGCCACTTTCCGCTCAGCCCGGGCGGGCTCGTGCGCGCAGGCGTGAACCTGCGGGGGCTGCCTGGAACGCCGGTGCGCGCGCCCGTGCGGGGCACGATCGTGGCGGCGCGCTTTGGGCGGCACGGGCGCTCGTCCACGTCCTTCGTGCTCATCAAGCACGAGCTGCAGATGCCGCGTGGCCCGATGACGTTTTTTTCATTGCTGGCGCATCTCGAGCCTGGATTGATGGAAGATCCTGAGCGTTCGGGCGTGCCCTGGCTCGAGACGCTGGTTCGGGAGCGCAACCGGCGGGCGCTGTCGACCCTGAAGCTGGGCAACGTGGCGCTGCTCGAAGAGCCGGTGGAGTCGGGCGAGATCGTGGGGACGGTGGGCTTCGTCAAGCGGGGCTCCGAGGTGGGTCCCGAAACCCGGTTCGACATCTTCAGCGCCGAGCGGTTGCCGGTCGATACGGGACGCTTCCTCAAGCACGTGGACGCCGTGCAGGACGGACCTTGGGTGCGGCGGGGCATGGTGCTCGACTTGCTCACGCGGACCGGGGCCAAGCGGCTCGACCCGGCGGCGCTGGCGAACTTCTTCCGCAGCGACAACCTGGACGCTCGGCAGGCGCTGCGCCGCATGGTGCTGCACCACGCGCACGAGTGGGGGGACAAGCTCGGCCCCGCCGCGTTCTTGGCGTCACCCGAACTCGAAGGCCTTTCCGAGGCCGACAAGCGGCACGTCTTCGACGAAGCCATCAGGCCCTACGTTTTCTGGAACGCCGCGCTCTCGGAGCACGCCGACCTGCCCGCGGATCAGGTGGTGTACTCCTATAACCCGATCACCTTTTTGGCCCTGCTTGCAGCACAACAGGCCAACACGCGCCTGCGTTGGCCGGCGGCCGACATCGCCGATCGCGACGTGGTGCCTTTGGCCCGGGCGGCGGACCTTGCGGTGTGGACGACCCCCCCAGCCTTCATCCCGCTCGAGGCGCCCCTCTTCGGGCCGCTGGTCGAGCTCGAGATCGTGCCGCGCAAGCGCGAGGAGATCCCCCTCATCGAGCTGCCGACCCTCGAGCGGTAG
- a CDS encoding LamG domain-containing protein gives MVPRLATWSILGSLLLGCEDTRLVAERGGALPLRCDPGPVDDVVARYSFDEAPGAEGFADETGAHPAQVTGNAARVEGPEGCGQAVVFPQGDPRGYLVVAPSSAFALPSGSLSFWVWLPPPPGPVFRVGILSRDATLERTKGHFTVYWTGPGYLSVRLQGANAAGSRCTARVMPTETWTHVGINFGSGPLELYINGIEENSRNEAIFVPTAPCGADTNDGLEGNANPWVFGANNDGSMDGLADAPSDFAASVRLDEILLSSQRRVFRRQAVVTTQSPR, from the coding sequence ATGGTCCCTCGCCTGGCGACTTGGTCAATCCTCGGTTCGTTGCTCCTTGGCTGTGAGGACACGCGCCTGGTCGCCGAGCGGGGGGGGGCGCTGCCGCTCCGTTGCGATCCTGGCCCCGTGGACGACGTGGTCGCGCGCTACAGCTTCGATGAGGCCCCGGGTGCCGAGGGCTTTGCGGACGAAACCGGAGCACACCCCGCGCAAGTCACCGGTAACGCCGCGCGGGTGGAGGGCCCCGAGGGGTGCGGGCAGGCGGTGGTCTTTCCCCAGGGCGATCCCCGCGGTTACCTCGTGGTGGCGCCCTCGTCCGCCTTCGCGTTGCCGAGCGGCTCACTTTCGTTCTGGGTGTGGCTGCCGCCTCCCCCGGGGCCCGTGTTCCGGGTGGGGATCTTGTCCCGCGACGCCACGCTGGAGAGGACGAAGGGGCACTTCACCGTGTACTGGACGGGGCCCGGGTATCTCTCCGTGCGCCTGCAAGGCGCCAACGCCGCGGGATCGCGGTGCACCGCCCGGGTGATGCCCACCGAGACCTGGACGCACGTGGGCATCAACTTTGGAAGCGGCCCGCTCGAGCTCTACATCAACGGTATCGAAGAGAACAGCCGCAACGAGGCGATCTTCGTGCCCACCGCACCGTGCGGCGCGGACACGAACGATGGGCTCGAGGGCAACGCCAATCCCTGGGTGTTCGGCGCCAACAACGATGGTTCCATGGATGGGCTCGCGGACGCGCCCTCTGACTTCGCGGCCTCCGTGCGCCTCGACGAGATCCTGTTGTCGAGCCAGCGGCGCGTGTTTCGACGCCAGGCCGTCGTCACAACGCAAAGCCCACGCTGA
- a CDS encoding FHA domain-containing protein translates to MLDRFKGLFGGTPAPSRAGARHLSRVAGEEGRQAWKERKGGRAEKWTSKRKPGPRPPAADDEPVEETCKTCGEPLLVEWGGVCPNCKPKIASPKTLFAARSDLFGATAVSLGWLVVLRSPDAPQQGTLLELEQAQNILTRAGAPALPGARLYAFNDEYMSVGNATIRRPFGGDRDAAFTLEDRRTPGPSANGTWHNARRLGPSEVVMLGDGDIVRVGTTEFLFKSLWLPPGSAS, encoded by the coding sequence ATGCTCGACCGCTTCAAAGGCCTTTTCGGGGGAACCCCCGCTCCCTCGCGCGCGGGGGCGCGGCATCTGAGCCGCGTGGCCGGCGAGGAGGGGCGACAGGCCTGGAAAGAGCGCAAAGGGGGGAGGGCCGAAAAATGGACATCGAAACGCAAACCGGGCCCCCGGCCGCCCGCCGCGGATGACGAGCCCGTCGAGGAGACCTGCAAAACCTGCGGTGAGCCCCTGCTCGTGGAGTGGGGCGGGGTCTGCCCGAACTGCAAGCCCAAGATCGCGAGCCCCAAGACCTTGTTCGCGGCAAGGTCGGACCTTTTCGGCGCCACGGCCGTTAGTTTGGGCTGGCTCGTGGTGCTGCGCTCCCCGGACGCTCCCCAGCAGGGCACCCTGCTCGAGCTCGAGCAAGCGCAAAACATCCTCACGCGCGCCGGCGCCCCAGCGCTGCCCGGCGCCCGGCTCTACGCCTTCAACGACGAGTACATGTCCGTGGGCAACGCAACCATTCGCCGCCCCTTCGGAGGCGATCGGGACGCTGCTTTCACGCTCGAAGACCGGCGCACCCCGGGTCCTTCGGCCAACGGTACGTGGCACAACGCCCGGCGCCTCGGCCCCTCCGAGGTCGTCATGCTGGGCGACGGGGACATCGTCCGGGTCGGCACCACCGAGTTCCTGTTCAAGTCACTATGGCTGCCCCCGGGATCTGCTTCGTGA